The Amycolatopsis sp. NBC_01480 genome segment ACCGAGCCCGGCCTGATAGGCGTCTCGCGGAAGAACGTCCCGGAGGAGTGCCAGCTGACCAGCTTTGAACGGCGCCGCAGCCATCGCCAGCACAGCGATCAACGACCAGAGCAACCACAGCGGCAGCCCGGGAACCGCCATCGCCGCGGCGAGAGCAGCCCGCACCAGGTCGGTCACCACGATCACCGTCCGCCGCGGGAACCGGTCCGCCAGACCGGACAGAAGGAACCCGCCGGCCAGCGCGAACAAGAACGTCAGCGCGTACGTCAGCGCTGTCAACGCCGCCGAGTTCGTCCTCGCGTAGACGAGTAGCGCGAGCGCGACCCGCGCTACCTGATCTCCGAAGACGGAAAACGCCTCGGCCAACCAGAGCGCGCGATATTCCCTGACCCGCAACGCCTTCAAGAAAGGCGTGCGCTTGGTGTCGTTCATCCGGCCTCCCCGCCGTCCGACCAACCCAGCAACAACAGCTAAATCTCATGCCTGGTGATCAACAACGGTATGCCCGAAAAGTGCGTGGCCGGATACAAATAGCGACCGTTCACCTGAACGTAGGAGTCAAACTACCCTGAGTCACCGTCCGGCTTCGCGCACGCAGGAGTCGGGATAGCCATCAGGGCAACCCACAACTCGTTCATCAGTCACATGCAGTTCGAAGCGGGCCGGGTCAAAGCCGCCCGCCGCCCAAGCTGCATCACTACTCCCGAGCCGCCACTCACGGCCTGTAGCCCGTTCCCGCAACAACCAGCCCATGCTCACCTCCCAGCTCAATGCAGGACACTCACCGCCGATTCGCATGTTAGAACACTTGTTCGAGTCATGTCACCGGTCCTCTCTCCTTCCTCGACGCTGCAGGCCGAGGAGCGCTGGCGTGGGCGGTGGCGCGCCCGCCGCTCCTGCCGTAGGAGTGGGACATGGTCACTGCGGTGGTGTTCGACGTCGGCGAGACGCTGCTGGACGACTCGCGTGAGTGGGGCGCGTGGGCGGACTGGATCGGCGTTCCCCGCCACACGCTCTCGACAGTTCTGGGCGCAGTCACGGCAGCCGGGCGCGACAACGCCGAGACATTCCAGTACTTCCGCCCCGGCTTCGACCTCGCCCGCGAGCGCCGGCTGCGCGAGGAGGCCGGCCAGGGTGAGCGAATCGAGGAGACCGACCTCTACCCGGACGTCCGCCGCGCGCTAGGCAGGTTGAGGACGCAAGGGCTCTGGGTGGGAGTGGCCGGCAACCAGACTTCTCGCGCCGGCGAATTACTGCGGGCGTTGGATCTACCTGTGGACGGCATTGCCACCTCCGGCGACTGGGGCGTGGCCAAACCGTCGCGGGCGTTCTTCTCCCAGGTCGAGGGGATGGTTCCCGGCTCGGCCGCGGACACCGTCTACGTCGGCGACCACCGGGACAACGACGTGGTCGCCGCGAAGGCGGCAGGATTCCACACCGCGTTGATCCGTCGCGGCCCCTGGGGCCATCTTTGGGCCGACGACCCGCGCATTCAGCGCGACGCAGACTGGGTCGTCGGCTCCCTGGACGAGTTGGCCGACCTTCTCAGCCCCAACTAGCCCAGCCCACCGAACGCAGCGGTCCGTGGGCCGATCCACTCGGCCAGCTCCAGCAGGTCGACTCCGGGGTTTCTGGCTTCGTCGAGCAAAGCGGTGAGGGTCGTCCTGACCTGTGGATGGCCGCGGGTGTGCTCCGGCGCCGCGACTCGGGCGGCGCGCAGGCTACGACTGGAGTCGCCGTGCCGGCCGAGGTGAAGCTGGGCCCGTGCCAGGTCGATGTAGTAGTGCGAGCGGCGTTCCGCCGGGAGGGAGCCGGGCGGCGCCCAGGCCGCCGCGCGTCGAATTCCCGCGACATCGTGCAACTCCGCGGCGACGGCCAGCTCGTGGATGCGCAGCGACGCCGCGCCGAACGCAGTGCCCTGGTACACGCCTTCCGCGACCATGGCAGCGCGGTAGCGAGCATGCGCCAAATGCTCGGTGGCCCGATCATGTTTTCCGGATCGACCAGCCACGACAGCGGCGCGCATGTGGAGCGCGCCGAGCGCTGCGTCCCCGCCTGTCGCCGGCAGGTTTCGGGCTCCGTCGATAGCGAGTTCGAGCGCGCGAGCTGCCGCGTCAAGGTCACGACTGGCGAAGAAGGTCTCGGTACGCACGTACGCCACGGCCGCCAGCAGGAGCCGGTCCTCCGTCTGTTCGGCCTTCGCGCGCATCAGATCGATCAGACGGGCGGAGAGGTCGAGGTAACCGAACTTGAATGCCACCCCGTCAGCTGCTCGCAAGAGCAGCGTCATCAATCCCGCGGCGCCCCGTCGCTCGTCGGCGTCGTTCGCCAAGCAGGCGCGAGCGACTTCATGGACGAGGTCGGGCAACTTCTCCGCGAGATCCGCGTAACGCGCCTGCAACCGGTCGTCACTGGCGATGGCGACATCATTACGTAATGCGGTAACCGCCCTAGTCGGTCCGTCATCTGGCAGGTCAAGGCGGTCGAGAGCACGACGCAGCCTGGGTATCGACGCGCGCACCGCTTGGGCCTCGACACCGAGACCACGTTCGTTCGCCCCAGCGTCCTTGGTCTCGCCACCCAGAAGGGCGTCGAGTTCATGGAGCGTGACATCCAGAACCTGAGCAAGTCGCCTCCGATTGTTCGGATAAGGACTGCTGACTCCGCTCTCCCATTTCTGGTACGTCGTGAAATTGACTCCGACTGCCTGTGCGGCGTTTCGTTGGGACAGTCCCCGGAGCTCGCGGCGGCGCGCCAGCGCTTCCCTCGAATGGCCCATCATGCACCCCCTCAACACGGACCATCATCGCAGCTCAAGAGCTTCTGCGCCACCATTTGGGAGCCGGCGTCGCCCCGTGCAGTCACAACGCAGTCAAGAAGCAGTCAGGACGCCGTTGATCTCGTCGCTCGCGGCTTGTTGACTGAATATCACCAAAGCGACGCACCACTGCCGGAAGGAGACGGACATGGAGGTCCCGCAGCTCACTGAGACTTTTCCTGCTGCCCCGAAAGCAAATATTAAGGCGGGGAGCCGCGGGGGCGGCCCGTCCTTACCTCAGCGACACGCCATCATCGGTCCAGCTCGTCCGGTTCCAGAGGCGCCGGAGCAGGAGTTGATGAATCGAGTCCTTGACGGACTCCGCAAGCTCCCTGGCCGACCCGCCGCGAAGCCATTGCGCCAGCGATGAGAGGCGGCAAGAAGATGGATCTCACCACCCGACGCGCGAGCGCCGATCTCCAGCGAATCGGCCGCAGAGCCCTTGCGCTGGCGAACATCTTACCCCGGTCAACCTCGGCCGACGTCCGTGAGTTCGCCGCCAGGCTCGGCGACGCCGCGGATCTCCTCAGCTCCTATGCCGATGACCTCGACAACGAAGTCGTCCAGCCTTCACTCAAGGAAGCACCAAGACGATGAGAACTCCCAGCGCCGCAGGATCTCCCTCTGCCGTTGCGTTCGGCATGCGGCTCCGTACCGTCCGTGAGCGATACCGGGTGGGGGTGCGCCAGTTAGCGCGCGAATTGCACATCGCGCCCGGGTTCCTCTCCAATTGGGAGGCGGGTTGTCGAGCTCCTGCCGAGCCAGATGTGACGCGGATCCTCGGGATACTGCGAGTGTCCGAAGTGGACTTCGCGCAGGTTATGGAGGACTTCCGACATCTTGACAGCGACGTCCACACCGAGTTGATCACGGCCGATCGAACGCCCCTTCTCTGGGCCTACGAGAAGGTGTCCCGCAAGATCGTCGAGTGGGCTCCCCGCCTGCCTCCAGACCTGTTCCGTACTCCCGATTTCGCCCGCAGAACCTTGGGCTCACACTTCCTGGATCCGGATGAGGTCGATCGTCAGGTCTTCCTCCAGCAGGCACGAGAGGACATTCTGACGAGCGAGGACGGCCCCGAGTACACGCTCTTCATCGGAGCAGACGCGCTGCTCCCCCAAGGCCTCTCCGTCGATGTCGCCGTGGACCAGGTCCGGAACCTGCTGAAGCTGAGCCAGGAACGTCGCGTGATCGTCCGGCTCGTCGCAGCCGATCAGCAGCAACTCGGCGCGGTCGACGGATTCGCCTTCTTCCACCCTGACCGGGCTCGAGGCGCGACCGTGGTGTTGAAGTCATGGCCCTGCAACGTGTATTTCTCATCGCCCAGCCAGCTCCTGCGGTACCGGAGGATCGTCAGGGATCTCGACGGGATAGCCCTGAACGCAACGGAATCGTTCGCCGCCATGCGACAGACTTTGTCCAGGTTGGACACTCGCGTCAGAGACCTCGCCAGCTGACATTCTGCACCGCCCGG includes the following:
- a CDS encoding helix-turn-helix transcriptional regulator translates to MMGHSREALARRRELRGLSQRNAAQAVGVNFTTYQKWESGVSSPYPNNRRRLAQVLDVTLHELDALLGGETKDAGANERGLGVEAQAVRASIPRLRRALDRLDLPDDGPTRAVTALRNDVAIASDDRLQARYADLAEKLPDLVHEVARACLANDADERRGAAGLMTLLLRAADGVAFKFGYLDLSARLIDLMRAKAEQTEDRLLLAAVAYVRTETFFASRDLDAAARALELAIDGARNLPATGGDAALGALHMRAAVVAGRSGKHDRATEHLAHARYRAAMVAEGVYQGTAFGAASLRIHELAVAAELHDVAGIRRAAAWAPPGSLPAERRSHYYIDLARAQLHLGRHGDSSRSLRAARVAAPEHTRGHPQVRTTLTALLDEARNPGVDLLELAEWIGPRTAAFGGLG
- a CDS encoding Scr1 family TA system antitoxin-like transcriptional regulator — encoded protein: MRLRTVRERYRVGVRQLARELHIAPGFLSNWEAGCRAPAEPDVTRILGILRVSEVDFAQVMEDFRHLDSDVHTELITADRTPLLWAYEKVSRKIVEWAPRLPPDLFRTPDFARRTLGSHFLDPDEVDRQVFLQQAREDILTSEDGPEYTLFIGADALLPQGLSVDVAVDQVRNLLKLSQERRVIVRLVAADQQQLGAVDGFAFFHPDRARGATVVLKSWPCNVYFSSPSQLLRYRRIVRDLDGIALNATESFAAMRQTLSRLDTRVRDLAS
- a CDS encoding HAD family hydrolase; amino-acid sequence: MVTAVVFDVGETLLDDSREWGAWADWIGVPRHTLSTVLGAVTAAGRDNAETFQYFRPGFDLARERRLREEAGQGERIEETDLYPDVRRALGRLRTQGLWVGVAGNQTSRAGELLRALDLPVDGIATSGDWGVAKPSRAFFSQVEGMVPGSAADTVYVGDHRDNDVVAAKAAGFHTALIRRGPWGHLWADDPRIQRDADWVVGSLDELADLLSPN